The following proteins come from a genomic window of Alosa sapidissima isolate fAloSap1 chromosome 20, fAloSap1.pri, whole genome shotgun sequence:
- the tssc4 gene encoding protein TSSC4 isoform X1, which yields MCTLGMIFPEGRFIFLLHTVHLSSRSAGSIAMCDPEGQGENAPNRLSNRDAIQLPDELSLSDSDPDDTFTPFGQRVEDLSSSSDEDEARGHRQPGVPPPTLPPPLPPSGRGESVFQLRGGSLGFSDRSRSIFESLESAVKLTSAQLGDDNVLSGTFARPAPPSPPPLSRGGRKSGGSPGRAAPKQPPPPQTAPVAASKVPDYLAHPERWTRYSLEDVPETSDRRNSQVAHQLIQGLQDTRRRSQEDRDESFMPSFNQSQGSGDQHKILFSKPRLGSREEGGKAGRQRKAGVGLLHLDEAQDEEEGARPDRSRHGHPRKEDRKRKWAPNKEWGDEDDPEEEPEKPTSVAFSISSKKVNRKHFRKMAEQQPQEEEEED from the coding sequence ATGTGTACACTGGGAATGATCTTCCCAGAAGGTAGATTTATCTTTCTTCTCCACACAGTTCATCTTTCCTCCAGATCGGCTGGTTCAATCGCCATGTGTGATCCAGAGGGACAAGGAGAGAACGCCCCTAACAGGCTGTCCAACAGAGATGCCATCCAGCTGCCCGACGAGCTCTCCCTGAGCGACTCAGACCCAGACGACACCTTCACGCCCTTCGGCCAGCGGGTGGAGGACCTGTCATCGTCTTCCGACGAGGATGAAGCCAGAGGTCATCGACAGCCAGGGGTCCCGCCGCCGACTCTGCCACCACCGCTGCCGCCGTCGGGCCGAGGCGAGAGTGTGTTCCAGCTGCGCGGCGGCAGCCTGGGATTCTCGGACCGCAGCCGCAGCATCTTCGAGAGCCTGGAGAGCGCCGTGAAGCTGACGTCGGCACAGCTCGGCGACGACAACGTCCTCAGCGGCACGTTCGCTCGCCCCGCGCCACCCTCACCCCCGCCACTCTCCCGCGGCGGCAGGAAGAGCGGAGGGTCGCCCGGCCGGGCGGCCCCCAAACAGCCGCCGCCTCCGCAGACCGCGCCGGTAGCGGCCAGCAAGGTGCCCGACTACCTGGCCCACCCTGAGCGCTGGACGCGCTACAGCCTGGAGGACGTGCCCGAGACCAGCGACCGGCGCAACAGCCAGGTGGCGCACCAACTCATCCAGGGCCTCCAGGACACGCGCCGGAGGAGCCAGGAGGACCGCGACGAGTCCTTCATGCCCTCCTTCAACCAGTCCCAGGGCTCTGGAGACCAGCACAAGATCCTCTTCTCCAAGCCCCGCCTGGGCtccagggaggagggggggaaggCTGGCCGCCAGAGGAAGGCCGGAGTGGGGCTGCTGCACCTAGACGAGGCccaggatgaggaggaaggcGCTAGGCCCGACAGGTCTCGTCACGGTCACCCGCGCAAGGAGGACCGGAAGAGGAAGTGGGCTCCCAATAAGGAGTGGGGGGACGAGGACGACCCCGAGGAGGAGCCGGAGAAACCAACCAGCGTCGCTTTCAGCATCAGCAGCAAGAAGGTGAACCGCAAGCACTTCCGCAAAATGGCCGAACAGCAGCctcaggaggaggaagaggaggattaa
- the tssc4 gene encoding protein TSSC4 isoform X2 produces the protein MCDPEGQGENAPNRLSNRDAIQLPDELSLSDSDPDDTFTPFGQRVEDLSSSSDEDEARGHRQPGVPPPTLPPPLPPSGRGESVFQLRGGSLGFSDRSRSIFESLESAVKLTSAQLGDDNVLSGTFARPAPPSPPPLSRGGRKSGGSPGRAAPKQPPPPQTAPVAASKVPDYLAHPERWTRYSLEDVPETSDRRNSQVAHQLIQGLQDTRRRSQEDRDESFMPSFNQSQGSGDQHKILFSKPRLGSREEGGKAGRQRKAGVGLLHLDEAQDEEEGARPDRSRHGHPRKEDRKRKWAPNKEWGDEDDPEEEPEKPTSVAFSISSKKVNRKHFRKMAEQQPQEEEEED, from the coding sequence ATGTGTGATCCAGAGGGACAAGGAGAGAACGCCCCTAACAGGCTGTCCAACAGAGATGCCATCCAGCTGCCCGACGAGCTCTCCCTGAGCGACTCAGACCCAGACGACACCTTCACGCCCTTCGGCCAGCGGGTGGAGGACCTGTCATCGTCTTCCGACGAGGATGAAGCCAGAGGTCATCGACAGCCAGGGGTCCCGCCGCCGACTCTGCCACCACCGCTGCCGCCGTCGGGCCGAGGCGAGAGTGTGTTCCAGCTGCGCGGCGGCAGCCTGGGATTCTCGGACCGCAGCCGCAGCATCTTCGAGAGCCTGGAGAGCGCCGTGAAGCTGACGTCGGCACAGCTCGGCGACGACAACGTCCTCAGCGGCACGTTCGCTCGCCCCGCGCCACCCTCACCCCCGCCACTCTCCCGCGGCGGCAGGAAGAGCGGAGGGTCGCCCGGCCGGGCGGCCCCCAAACAGCCGCCGCCTCCGCAGACCGCGCCGGTAGCGGCCAGCAAGGTGCCCGACTACCTGGCCCACCCTGAGCGCTGGACGCGCTACAGCCTGGAGGACGTGCCCGAGACCAGCGACCGGCGCAACAGCCAGGTGGCGCACCAACTCATCCAGGGCCTCCAGGACACGCGCCGGAGGAGCCAGGAGGACCGCGACGAGTCCTTCATGCCCTCCTTCAACCAGTCCCAGGGCTCTGGAGACCAGCACAAGATCCTCTTCTCCAAGCCCCGCCTGGGCtccagggaggagggggggaaggCTGGCCGCCAGAGGAAGGCCGGAGTGGGGCTGCTGCACCTAGACGAGGCccaggatgaggaggaaggcGCTAGGCCCGACAGGTCTCGTCACGGTCACCCGCGCAAGGAGGACCGGAAGAGGAAGTGGGCTCCCAATAAGGAGTGGGGGGACGAGGACGACCCCGAGGAGGAGCCGGAGAAACCAACCAGCGTCGCTTTCAGCATCAGCAGCAAGAAGGTGAACCGCAAGCACTTCCGCAAAATGGCCGAACAGCAGCctcaggaggaggaagaggaggattaa